The Hevea brasiliensis isolate MT/VB/25A 57/8 chromosome 1, ASM3005281v1, whole genome shotgun sequence genome has a window encoding:
- the LOC110667151 gene encoding pentatricopeptide repeat-containing protein At4g35130, chloroplastic yields the protein MAAKLVCRYFSHSYTPEDISRKQMESPKSSPIPDFVVNPRSAKSAPIHTQQSKTSKPRSIRPNDLNLIKTLYALVDSGSMNNALYLFEKMNHSDTYIWNVIIRGFSNHGLFQETIDFYYRMECEGIITDHFTFPFVIKACGRLLSLVDGQKVHAKLIKNGLDFDLFVCNSLIYMYFKLGFTEYAEKVFEEMPIRDLVSWNTMVGGYQIVGDGLNSLICFREMLHSGRQPDRPSMISALGGCSIEGCLHGGKEIHCQVIRSGLELDIMVQTSLIDMYAKCGRLDYAESVFNRISSKNLVAWNAIIGGYALNGHFYESFACMKRMQEDNFIPDAITMINLLPSCSQLGALLEGKCIHGFAIRKMFLPHIVLETALVDMYGKCGELKSAKCVFGQINEKNLVSWNAMIAAYAQNGWSREALELFQRLQNEPLKPDTVTISSILPAYAELASVAECKQVHAYITKLKLCSNTLTSNAMVYMYGKCGDLQSARKYFDDMLFRDVVSWNVMIMVYAIHGFGTTAIQLFSNMREKGIKPNGSTFVSLLSACSICGLVEEGWEFFNSMKGDYNIDHGIEHFGCMLDLLGRTGNLNVAKQFIEEMPLAPTARIWGSLLTASRNNNDIVLAELAAKHILSLDHDNTGCYVVLFNMYAEAGRWEDVEQIKFLMKIKGIVKTIGCCMVEVNGKTHKFVNQDKHHYQINTIYDVLDIILKKIGEDIHVDSLNKFRPEDLVDKKMNSPKNHSVKLAICFGLISTTIGNPIIIRKNTRICKDCHSAAKKISQVTKRKVIVGDSKIFHHFEDGRCSCGDYW from the coding sequence ATGGCTGCAAAACTCGTTTGTCGCTACTTCTCCCATTCCTACACTCCTGAAGATATTTCTCGAAAACAAATGGAATCACCAAAATCCTCTCCAATCCCTGACTTCGTCGTCAATCCAAGAAGCGCAAAATCAGCTCCTATTCATACACAGCAATCAAAGACTTCGAAACCTCGTTCTATTAGGCCCAACGATCTCAATCTCATAAAGACTCTTTATGCTCTTGTTGATTCTGGTTCCATGAATAATGCTCTGTATCTGTTTGAGAAAATGAACCACTCGGATACCTATATATGGAATGTTATTATTCGAGGTTTTTCCAACCATGGGTTGTTTCAAGAAACTATTGATTTTTACTATAGGATGGAATGTGAAGGGATTATAACTGATCATTTTACATTTCCATTTGTGATCAAAGCATGTGGCAGGTTATTATCTTTGGTTGATGGGCAAAAGGTTCATGCGAAGTTGATTAAGAATGGATTGGATTTTGATCTCTTTGTTTGTAATTCCCTTATTTATATGTACTTCAAACTTGGGTTCACCGAGTATGCAGAGAAGGTTTTTGAAGAAATGCCTATAAGGGACTTAGTTTCGTGGAATACTATGGTTGGTGGATATCAAATAGTTGGTGACGGATTGAACTCATTGATATGCTTTAGAGAAATGTTACATTCTGGAAGGCAACCCGATAGACCCAGCATGATTAGTGCTCTTGGCGGTTGTTCCATTGAGGGTTGTCTGCATGGTGGGAAGGAAATTCATTGCCAAGTGATTAGAAGTGGACTTGAATTGGACATAATGGTTCAGACATCACTTATTGATATGTATGCCAAGTGTGGTAGATTGGATTATGCAGAGAGTGTATTTAATAGAATTTCATCTAAGAACTTAGTGGCTTGGAATGCCATTATTGGCGGGTATGCTCTGAACGGTCATTTTTACGAGTCATTTGCTTGCATGAAAAGAATGCAAGAGGATAATTTTATTCCAGATGCTATTACAATGATAAATTTGCTCCCATCTTGTTCACAATTAGGAGCTCTCTTGGAAGGTAAATGTATCCATGGTTTTGCCATTAGGAAAATGTTTCTCCCTCATATAGTGCTGGAAACTGCTTTGGTTGACATGTATGGAAAATGTGGAGAATTGAAATCCGCAAAATGTGTATTTGgtcaaataaatgaaaagaacTTGGTATCATGGAACGCCATGATAGCTGCTTATGCACAAAATGGGTGGAGTCGAGAAGCTTTAGAATTGTTTCAACGCCTTCAGAATGAGCCTCTCAAACCAGACACAGTTACAATTTCAAGCATCCTACCTGCCTACGCTGAATTAGCCTCAGTGGCTGAGTGTAAACAAGTTCATGCTTATATTACAAAATTGAAGCTTTGTTCAAATACTTTGACCTCAAATGCAATGGTTTATATGTATGGAAAATGTGGTGATCTTCAGTCTGCAAGAAAGTATTTTGATGACATGCTGTTTAGGGATGTAGTCTCTTGGAACGTAATGATTATGGTTTATGCTATTCATGGGTTTGGAACAACTGCGATACAGTTGTTTTCCAACATGAGGGAAAAGGGCATCAAACCCAATGGGAGTACTTTTGTTTCACTATTGTCAGCATGCAGCATCTGTGGTCTGGTTGAGGAAGGATGGGAGTTCTTCAATTCTATGAAAGGGGACTATAACATTGATCATGGAATAGAGCATTTTGGCTGTATGCTAGATCTTCTTGGACGCACTGGAAATCTTAATGTAGCCAAGCAGTTCATTGAAGAGATGCCTTTGGCCCCAACAGCCAGGATATGGGGTTCTTTACTAACTGCAAGTAGGAACAATAATGACATAGTCTTGGCTGAACTTGCAGCTAAGCACATTTTGTCCTTGGACCATGACAATACAGGTTGCTATGTTGTGCTTTTTAATATGTATGCAGAAGCTGGAAGGTGGGAAGATGTAGAGCAGATTAAATTTCTTATGAAGATAAAAGGCATAGTGAAGACAATTGGTTGCTGTATGGTTGAGGTCAATGGTAAAACTCACAAGTTTGTCAATCAAGACAAGCATCACTACCAAATAAACACGATTTATGATGTGTTGGATATTATCTtgaagaagattggagaagacATCCACGTTGATTCCCTTAACAAGTTCAGACCAGAAGACTTGGTTGATAAGAAAATGAATTCGCCTAAGAATCATAGCGTCAAACTAGCCATCTGCTTTGGCTTGATCTCTACGACAATTGGAAATCCTATCATTATTAGAAAGAACACTAGAATATGCAAAGATTGCCACAGTGCTGCAAAGAAAATTTCACAAGTTACTAAAAGGAAAGTAATAGTGggagattcaaaaatttttcaccactTTGAGGATGGGCGTTGCTCATGCGGCGATTATTGGTAA